In the Leptolyngbya sp. CCY15150 genome, GAGGTGATGAGTAGTCCGGTGTTTACCATCACGCCCACAGAATCTCTGTGGACGGTGCAAAAGGTGATGGAACAGCAGTGGATTCGCCGGGTCATTGTGGCTGGGGAGCAGGGAGAGTTGCTAGGTATCGTCACCCAAAGCAGCTTGCTGCAGGCTTTTAACCCGTTAGAGCTCTACAACCTAGCAGAGGTGCTAGAGAAAAAGGTAAACCGCTTAGAAGCAGAGCGGATTTCGCTGTTAGAAATTCGGGCGGCGGAGCTGGAGCGGCAGGTGGCAGAGCGCACCCAAACCATTCAGGTGCAGGCGGAGCGCGATCGCCTCATGGCCGGGTTATCCTCCCAAATCTTGGCATCCCTGGATGTGCAGGTGATTTTAGACACCACGGTGCGGCAGGTGCGGAGAATTTTAGGCTGCGATCGCGTCAACATCTGGCGGTTTGAGGCAGAGTGGGCCAACGTGGTAGTAGCCGAGTCCACCACGTCTGATCTCTCCCTGATAGGAGAACATATTAACGACACCTGCTTTCGGGAAACCCAAGCGGAGATCTATCGCCAAGGACGAATTCGGGTCGTGCCCGATATCTACGCCACCGAGATGTCGGACTGCCACCGCGACATGCTGACCCAGCTCCAGACCCGAGCCAAGATTTTGGTGCCCTTGTGCTGTGGAGATCAGCTATGGGGTCTGCTGAATGTGACCGAGATGCAGCCCCGCGACTGGCAACCGACGGAGGTTGAGTTTCTGCGATCGCTCTCCACACAATTGGCGATCGCCCTCCAGCAGGCCACTCGCCACCAACAGCTTCAGGACGAAATTCATGATCGCCAGCAAGCCGAACTGGAACTGGCCCGGCTCAATACCGAACTGGAAGCTCGGGTGGCTGAGCGCACCGCCGAACTGGAAGCCCGTGAAGCCCGCTACCGCGCCCTGATGGAGGGAGCCAGCGATGCCATTCTGCTAACCAATACCGAGGGATACCTGATTGAAGCCAACCAAACAGCAGCGGATCTGTTGGGATACGACCGCCACGAGTTGGTGGGAATGCACTTCACCCAGCTTCATCCCCCAGACACCTTGCCCACATTGACGCAAGCCTTTGAAGCTCTGATCAATCGGGAACACTCGGGAACCTTAAGCCTTGAGTTCCTGCGGCGAGGCGGTTGAATCCCTGTGGATTCAACCGCCTCCGTGATTAACGTAGGAGGAGAAACCATTGTCCAAGCCATCTTCCACGATATTCGCGATCGCAAGCACTACGAAGCCGCCCTACAAGAATCCCAACAATTTCTGCAAACTATCTTAGACACCGTGCCCATCTCGGTATTTTGGAAAGATCGAACCTCCAACTACCTCGGGGGCAACCAGCGCTTTCTCCAACATGCAGCCCTCAGTTCCGTTTCAGAATTGGTGGACAAAACCGACTTGGATCTACCCTGGGGCGCAACGGAAGCGGAAGACTATCGCGCCAACGATCGCGCCGTCATCGAAAGTGGCAAGGCTAAACTTGGCCTTATCGAAACTCAGTACCAACAGGATGGCACGATCATCTGGGTTGAAACCAACAAACTCCCCCTGCGTAATCTGGCCGGCGATGTTATTGGGGTTCTGGGCACCTATCAAGACATCACCGAACGTCACAACGCCAAAATTGCCTTACAACGCCAGTTGGCGTTAATCGAAGCCGCCGTGAATGGCATCGCCATCCTTGAAGATGGGCGTTACCTGTATCTCAACTCTTCCCATGCGGCATTGTTTGGCTATCCAAGTACGGAGGAACTGATCGGCCAGAGTTGGCGAATTATGTACTCTCCTGAGGAACTAGCACGGTTTGATCAGGACATTTTGCCTGTTTTAGATGAGCGGAAGTCCTGGCAGGGAGAAGTGATCGCAACTCGCAAAGATGGCACAACCTTCCCTGAGCAGTTGTCACTGACGATCGCGGCAGATAACCTCCTGATTTGTGTTTGTGAGGATATTAGCGATCGAAAACAGGCAGAACAGGCACTACGGGAGAGCGAACAGCGCTATGCCACGCTAGCTCAAGCGGCCCCTGTGGCCATTTTTCGCTTCGATCTTCAAGGACAATGCATCTACGTCAACGAGCGCTGGAGCGACATGACTGGCAAACCGATCGCCTTTGCCATGGGCGATCGCTGGCTAGAAACCATCCATCCTGATGATCGGGAGCGCAGCCAGACGGCAAGCCAGCAATGGTTGCAGTCCGGCGCGGCTATGCCATTTCAACATGAAGCTCGAATTTTGCGCGATGACGGCAGTATTGTCTGGTACTACTGTCAAATTGTTGTTGAAACCGATACGAACGGAAAACAGATTGGATACGTGGGCACGCTGACTGATATCAGCGATCGCCAAGCGGCAGAACTAGCTCTCAACGATAGCGAAATCCGTTTTCGGCGAGTGTTTGAGTCCAACGTAGTGGGAATGATGTTTACCGACTTTGGCGGTCAGGTCACAGATGCAAACGATCGCTTCCTAGACCTCATTGGCTACAGCCGGGCTGACTTAGAAGCCCATCGCATCAACTGGACACAGATCACCCCTCCAGAGTATGTGGAATCTGACCAGCGGGCGATCGCTCAGTTAATGCGCTATGGAGAGATCTTGCCTTGGGAGAAGGAGTATCTGCGTCCCGATGGTCGTCGCGTCGCGGTCTTGATCGGCGTCGCCTTGCTCTCTAAGCATGATGGTCGCTGTGTTTATGCTGTGGTGGACATTAGCGATCGCAAGCAATCAGAAAATGCCCTGCGGGAAAGTGAAGAAAAGTTTCGCCAACTTGCCGAAGTGGTCGATGCGGTCTTTTGGATTTTGCATCTGAATCGCGCTGATCGGGTCTACGTTAGCCCTGCCTACGAGCGGATTTGGGGTCGTCCCTGCACCGAACTCTACGTGACGCCTGATGCCTGGCTTGAAATGATTCATGCTGAAGACCAGGAGCGAGTGTTAGCGGCTATTCCCAAACAAATCCAAGGTACCTTCGACGAAGAATATCGAATTATTCGCCCCGATGGCATCCAGCGCTGGATTCATGATCGGGCCTTCCCCATCCGCAATGCCCAGGGCGAGATTTACCGTCTAGCCGGTATTGCTGAAGATATTACTGAGCGCAAATACAGTGAAGAAATTATTCGTCAGCAAGCAGCACGAGAAACCGTCCTGCGGGAGATCAGCCAGCGTATTCGCCAATCCCTCGACCTACAGACCATTTTTGACACCGCCTGTCAGGAAATTCGCACCTGCCTGCAAGCCGATCGGGTGGGCATTTTCAAGCTTGACCCCAACTCTGGCTACAACGACGGCGAATTTGTGGCGGAGTCGGTGGTCAACGGCTTCCCTTCCGTGGTGGCCATGCGGGTGCATGACCACTGCTTTGGTGAAAACTATGCCAGCCTCTATGCCCAAGGGCGCTACTACGTCGTAGACGACATCTACCGGAATGGCTTAGAGACCTGCCATACCAACATTTTGAGCGAGTTTCAGGTGCGGGCCAACTTGGTCATGCCCTTGCTCTGCAACGATCAGTTGTGGGGGCTACTGTGCATTCACCAATGCGACGGCCCTCGCCATTGGCACCAGCCTGAAATTGATCTAGGACAGCAACTGGCCAACCAGTTGGCGATCGCCATCCAGCAGGCCATTCTCTACAAGCAACTCCAGGCCGAATTGCAGGAACGCCAGCGAGCAGAGGCCACTATCACCCAGCAACTGCGGCAGCAAACGGCCCTAGAGCTGATTCTGCAACAGATTCGGCAGTCCCTGAATTTGCCAGAACTGTTGGCGATCGCTACCCAGCAGGTGCAGGAACTGCTGGGTAGCGATCGGGTGATCGTGTTTCAGGTTTGCCACGATGACCACAGCCAGATCGTTGAGGAGGCCGTTGCCCCCGACTTGCCCCGCCTTAAATCTATGCACTGGGGGGATGAAGTCTGGTCTCCAGAGATTCTAGAACACTACTGGCAGGGACAGCCCCGGATTGTGCCAGACGTGATGGACGACATCTGGACAGGTTGTTTGGTGGACTATTCCCAGACCGGACAGATCCAGTCCAAAATTGTCGCCCCAATTCTCCAAGAACTGCACGATTCCGAAGTCCATCGCTGGGTGTCTCCCGAGAGCAACAATAAACTGTGGGGAGTGCTAGTGGTTCATGCCTGCCATACCCGGCGGGTCTGGCATCAAGACGAGGCCCAGCTTTTGCAGCAAATTGCCAACCAACTAGCGATCGCCATCCAGCAATCCCATCTGTTTGAGCAGTTGCAGCAAGAACTCACCGAGCGCCAGTTGACCCAACAGCAGCTCACCGAACGTAACCAGGAACTGCTCCGTGCCACCCGCCTCAAGGATGAATTCTTGGCCAACATGAGCCACGAACTTCGTACCCCGCTCAATGCCATTCTGGGTATGTCTGAAGGCTTGCAGGATGATGTTTTTGGCCCGGTAAATGCAGAACAAATTAGAGCATTGCAAACCATCGAGCGTAGCGGCCTGCATCTCCTAGAGTTGATCAACGACATTTTGGACGTTGCCAAGATTGAGGCTGGACAAGTTGAACTAGACTGTCAACCTACAGCGATCGCTAACCTCTGCCAATCCAGCTTGTCCTTCATCAAACAGCAAGCGCTCAACAAGCGTATCCAACTAGCGGTTAACTTACCTTTAAGCCTGCCGGATATTATCCTAGATGAACGGCGCATCCGCCAAGTGTTGATCAACCTGCTCAATAACGCCGTCAAATTTACCCCTGAGGGTGGACGTATTACCCTAGAGGTTTCTCACTGGTCTCACAGTCGAGAGGATGAATCTCAGACGTATCTTCGTTTTTCAATTAGCGACACCGGGATCGGCATTAGCCCGGATGATATCCAGAAACTCTTCCAACCCTTTGTGCAAATTGATAGCGCCCTCAACCGCAGATATCAAGGTACAGGATTGGGGCTAGCGCTAGTGAAGCAGATCGTTGATCTTCACCATGGGCAGGTTAGGCTCACCAGTGAGCTGGGCGTTGGCAGTTGCTTTACAGTTGATTTACCCTACCTATCGGCCTCATGTGACGGAAGTACCATTGACCCAGATCCACCTGCCCCATC is a window encoding:
- a CDS encoding PAS domain S-box protein, with the protein product MDSTASVINVGGETIVQAIFHDIRDRKHYEAALQESQQFLQTILDTVPISVFWKDRTSNYLGGNQRFLQHAALSSVSELVDKTDLDLPWGATEAEDYRANDRAVIESGKAKLGLIETQYQQDGTIIWVETNKLPLRNLAGDVIGVLGTYQDITERHNAKIALQRQLALIEAAVNGIAILEDGRYLYLNSSHAALFGYPSTEELIGQSWRIMYSPEELARFDQDILPVLDERKSWQGEVIATRKDGTTFPEQLSLTIAADNLLICVCEDISDRKQAEQALRESEQRYATLAQAAPVAIFRFDLQGQCIYVNERWSDMTGKPIAFAMGDRWLETIHPDDRERSQTASQQWLQSGAAMPFQHEARILRDDGSIVWYYCQIVVETDTNGKQIGYVGTLTDISDRQAAELALNDSEIRFRRVFESNVVGMMFTDFGGQVTDANDRFLDLIGYSRADLEAHRINWTQITPPEYVESDQRAIAQLMRYGEILPWEKEYLRPDGRRVAVLIGVALLSKHDGRCVYAVVDISDRKQSENALRESEEKFRQLAEVVDAVFWILHLNRADRVYVSPAYERIWGRPCTELYVTPDAWLEMIHAEDQERVLAAIPKQIQGTFDEEYRIIRPDGIQRWIHDRAFPIRNAQGEIYRLAGIAEDITERKYSEEIIRQQAARETVLREISQRIRQSLDLQTIFDTACQEIRTCLQADRVGIFKLDPNSGYNDGEFVAESVVNGFPSVVAMRVHDHCFGENYASLYAQGRYYVVDDIYRNGLETCHTNILSEFQVRANLVMPLLCNDQLWGLLCIHQCDGPRHWHQPEIDLGQQLANQLAIAIQQAILYKQLQAELQERQRAEATITQQLRQQTALELILQQIRQSLNLPELLAIATQQVQELLGSDRVIVFQVCHDDHSQIVEEAVAPDLPRLKSMHWGDEVWSPEILEHYWQGQPRIVPDVMDDIWTGCLVDYSQTGQIQSKIVAPILQELHDSEVHRWVSPESNNKLWGVLVVHACHTRRVWHQDEAQLLQQIANQLAIAIQQSHLFEQLQQELTERQLTQQQLTERNQELLRATRLKDEFLANMSHELRTPLNAILGMSEGLQDDVFGPVNAEQIRALQTIERSGLHLLELINDILDVAKIEAGQVELDCQPTAIANLCQSSLSFIKQQALNKRIQLAVNLPLSLPDIILDERRIRQVLINLLNNAVKFTPEGGRITLEVSHWSHSREDESQTYLRFSISDTGIGISPDDIQKLFQPFVQIDSALNRRYQGTGLGLALVKQIVDLHHGQVRLTSELGVGSCFTVDLPYLSASCDGSTIDPDPPAPSSMVHSSPLILLAEDNEANIRTIASYLRAKGYQLILARNGQEAIALAQSECPNIILMDIQMPEMDGLEAMQTIRRYPQLTEVPIIALTSLAMEGDRDRCIAAGANDYLSKPVKLKQLLMAIQNQLNLGKEPS
- a CDS encoding CBS domain-containing protein, with the protein product MCSHPVSCVHANLAAATVQKPIVVSLDTTVQAAIAAMSGVRAQCSSDRSQSPDNTLHLEARSSCVVVVEQDRVVGILTERDVVRLSAQQHPLDQLPIAQVMTQPVITLRESDLIDLFTTINLLQQHRIRHVPIVDDQDCLIGLVTHESLRQLTRPVDLLRLRLVQEVMTSSVLCASPDSSMLEIARLMTERRVSSVVITVPGGSADAPFHRAVGLLTERDLVQFQALELNLPTTLAREVMSSPVFTITPTESLWTVQKVMEQQWIRRVIVAGEQGELLGIVTQSSLLQAFNPLELYNLAEVLEKKVNRLEAERISLLEIRAAELERQVAERTQTIQVQAERDRLMAGLSSQILASLDVQVILDTTVRQVRRILGCDRVNIWRFEAEWANVVVAESTTSDLSLIGEHINDTCFRETQAEIYRQGRIRVVPDIYATEMSDCHRDMLTQLQTRAKILVPLCCGDQLWGLLNVTEMQPRDWQPTEVEFLRSLSTQLAIALQQATRHQQLQDEIHDRQQAELELARLNTELEARVAERTAELEAREARYRALMEGASDAILLTNTEGYLIEANQTAADLLGYDRHELVGMHFTQLHPPDTLPTLTQAFEALINREHSGTLSLEFLRRGG